A single region of the Nostoc sp. ATCC 53789 genome encodes:
- a CDS encoding GIY-YIG nuclease family protein, whose product MDLDEITTIIYQPKNDHEPGFIYLMEAEGYHGLIPGCYLRRCKIGLSRNPEARLDNFHRNQPPCNVKILKTIYVEDMADVEGELHQQFSQCNVELIKSQEWFDFNPMQFLMVNWEFEKRSLHVFSISDLPIKLIIFSMIGLLSVGAIAGRLTNQPVNSVIQPQEKLTK is encoded by the coding sequence ATGGACTTGGATGAGATTACGACAATTATCTATCAGCCTAAAAATGACCATGAGCCGGGATTTATCTATTTAATGGAAGCAGAGGGCTATCACGGGCTAATTCCTGGTTGTTACCTCCGTCGTTGCAAAATTGGGTTATCTCGTAATCCCGAAGCTCGACTTGATAACTTTCATAGGAATCAACCACCTTGTAACGTGAAAATCCTCAAGACTATTTATGTAGAGGATATGGCAGATGTAGAAGGTGAATTACATCAACAATTTAGCCAATGCAATGTTGAGTTAATCAAAAGTCAAGAGTGGTTTGATTTTAATCCAATGCAATTTCTGATGGTTAACTGGGAATTTGAGAAGCGATCGCTACACGTCTTTAGCATTAGCGACTTGCCAATTAAGCTAATCATTTTCAGCATGATCGGGCTATTGTCCGTGGGTGCGATCGCTGGCAGATTGACAAATCAACCAGTTAACTCCGTGATACAGCCACAAGAGAAATTGACAAAGTAA